The Polyangiaceae bacterium genome includes a region encoding these proteins:
- a CDS encoding GNAT family N-acetyltransferase, whose amino-acid sequence MIRPISRDDDAEIRLVAERMRKTLIEVLGPDVGTNMYSMDWLERRVRFHLDPSACRGEVFVAEDTEGHVVGHCIVRVETDDAGPLGLFSTTWVEPEARRGGVASALLDSGEAFLRAEGLTRFATDTSAANVALQRLFEGRGFSQTLFVPKSNMVRLEKSAACTSEQS is encoded by the coding sequence GTGATCCGGCCCATCTCCAGAGACGACGACGCGGAGATCCGCCTGGTGGCGGAGCGCATGCGGAAGACTCTGATCGAGGTGTTGGGCCCCGACGTGGGCACCAACATGTACTCCATGGACTGGCTCGAGCGCCGCGTCCGCTTCCATCTGGATCCTTCGGCCTGCCGCGGAGAGGTGTTCGTGGCCGAGGACACGGAAGGCCACGTGGTTGGCCACTGCATCGTCCGCGTGGAAACGGACGACGCCGGCCCCCTGGGCCTGTTCTCCACCACCTGGGTCGAGCCGGAGGCGCGCCGTGGTGGGGTCGCGAGCGCGCTGCTGGATAGCGGCGAGGCCTTCTTGCGCGCTGAGGGCCTGACTCGCTTCGCCACCGACACCTCCGCGGCCAACGTCGCGCTCCAGCGCCTGTTCGAGGGGCGCGGGTTTTCGCAGACGTTGTTCGTGCCGAAATCGAACATGGTGCGGCTCGAGAAGAGCGCTGCTTGCACTTCGGAGCAAAGCTAG
- a CDS encoding sigma-70 family RNA polymerase sigma factor, translating to MEWMSQKSDGRARLRLVGGTATPRARRRALGPAAELEDAQLVALARDGHREAFEALYRRHVGFALNLAVRIQGNATDVEDVVHDAFIRAQHRMAELRDAELFRSWLGSIVVRLVRTRLRRRRLMTVLGMGQAEPVELDAIASGEASPEARAQLAQIYALLRTLPSDERIAWTLRHVENHRLEAVAELTECSLATAKRRILRAQRFLTAHFVSPYAEDT from the coding sequence ATGGAATGGATGTCCCAGAAGTCCGACGGCCGCGCGCGTCTGCGCCTAGTGGGTGGCACTGCCACCCCGCGGGCGCGCCGCCGTGCCCTGGGGCCCGCCGCGGAGCTCGAAGACGCTCAGCTCGTGGCCCTGGCCCGGGATGGCCATCGCGAGGCCTTTGAAGCCTTGTATCGCCGGCACGTCGGCTTCGCTCTCAACCTGGCAGTCCGGATCCAGGGCAACGCCACGGACGTGGAAGACGTCGTCCACGACGCCTTCATCCGAGCCCAGCACCGCATGGCGGAGCTGCGCGACGCGGAGCTGTTTCGCTCTTGGCTCGGATCCATCGTGGTGCGTTTGGTGCGGACCCGCCTACGTCGGCGGCGGCTGATGACGGTGCTGGGCATGGGGCAGGCGGAGCCCGTGGAGCTGGACGCCATCGCTTCCGGGGAGGCGAGCCCCGAGGCCCGCGCGCAGCTCGCGCAGATTTACGCCCTGCTCCGCACACTACCTTCGGACGAGCGCATCGCCTGGACCCTGCGTCACGTCGAAAATCACCGGCTCGAGGCCGTCGCGGAGCTCACGGAGTGCTCCCTGGCGACGGCCAAGCGCCGCATCTTGCGCGCGCAGCGCTTTCTCACTGCGCATTTCGTTTCTCCGTACGCGGAGGACACCTGA
- a CDS encoding amidohydrolase has translation MTTVLTGTVLTPEPAEAIAIEAGKIAAVGSARALLARFDDATQVDLDGRVAVPGFIDPHHHLSIACVHRSAVDLRHSRAIEELLAEIRRAAERTPVGKWIYAFGHDEQVLAERRHPTAAELEAAAPEHPVFAYHYSCHEGVVNERALALLGLDAKSPDPPGGLLDRDARGRLTGRLVEAALGPAEAKARASRIAEKLDDILDHFVEYERELFAVGITRIADATVSSDLALLYRKARAERGFRLPVVMMPSSDRGILEPAWDRVGNVTTGEGDDALSTGALKLILDGANRCALCLGPGQAAGMALRTLASALLRRSLDPLRPSADVDARYSRGAIRTGLMYYDDESAKRIVAEATGQGLAVALHAIGNAAVSQALTALRNDRGKLRPRIEHASILDADHVRRIADQGVTVVTQPGFLLLPTSDHLHLPPSLRFMPLRRLLDAGVLVAGSSDAPVTHFDPLVGMSSAVTRKTLSGRRLHPEQAISPSEALALYTKSAARALGLEDRVGSLEVGKRADIAVLSADPRVTRDLRVEQTWLFGEPVFERD, from the coding sequence ATGACCACCGTTCTCACGGGGACGGTGCTCACGCCCGAACCGGCCGAGGCCATCGCCATCGAGGCGGGGAAGATCGCGGCGGTGGGCAGCGCGCGGGCGCTTCTCGCGCGCTTCGACGATGCCACGCAGGTGGATCTCGACGGTCGCGTGGCGGTGCCCGGATTCATCGATCCGCACCATCACCTGTCCATCGCCTGCGTGCATCGCAGCGCGGTGGATCTCCGACACAGCCGCGCGATCGAAGAGCTACTGGCGGAGATTCGCCGAGCGGCCGAGCGCACACCGGTGGGGAAGTGGATCTACGCCTTCGGGCACGACGAGCAGGTGCTGGCAGAGCGCCGCCATCCCACCGCGGCGGAGCTGGAAGCCGCTGCACCGGAGCACCCGGTGTTCGCGTATCACTACTCCTGCCACGAAGGCGTGGTGAACGAGCGGGCGCTCGCGCTCCTCGGGCTCGACGCGAAGTCCCCCGACCCTCCCGGCGGCTTGCTCGATCGCGATGCTCGTGGGCGGCTCACTGGACGCCTGGTGGAAGCAGCGCTGGGCCCCGCCGAAGCGAAGGCGCGCGCGTCGCGCATCGCGGAGAAGCTCGACGACATCCTCGATCATTTCGTGGAGTACGAGCGCGAGCTGTTCGCCGTGGGCATCACCCGCATCGCCGATGCCACGGTGTCGAGCGACCTCGCGCTCCTGTACCGCAAGGCTCGCGCCGAGCGCGGCTTCCGACTGCCGGTGGTGATGATGCCGAGCTCGGATCGCGGCATCCTCGAGCCGGCGTGGGACCGAGTGGGCAACGTGACCACCGGGGAGGGCGACGACGCGCTGTCCACCGGCGCCCTGAAGCTGATCCTCGACGGCGCCAATCGCTGTGCGCTGTGCCTGGGGCCGGGGCAGGCCGCGGGCATGGCGCTGCGCACCCTCGCGTCGGCGCTGCTGCGTCGATCCCTCGATCCCCTGCGCCCGAGCGCCGACGTGGACGCGCGCTACTCCCGGGGGGCGATTCGCACCGGGCTGATGTACTACGACGACGAAAGCGCGAAGCGCATCGTCGCCGAAGCCACCGGCCAAGGGCTTGCGGTCGCCCTGCACGCCATCGGCAACGCCGCCGTGAGCCAAGCGCTCACCGCGCTGAGGAACGACCGCGGCAAGCTCCGGCCGCGCATCGAGCACGCGAGCATCTTGGACGCGGACCACGTCCGGCGCATTGCCGACCAAGGGGTGACGGTGGTGACGCAACCCGGCTTCTTGCTGCTGCCCACCAGCGACCACCTGCACCTGCCGCCGAGCTTGCGCTTCATGCCGCTGCGCCGTCTGCTCGACGCCGGCGTGCTGGTGGCGGGCAGCTCCGACGCGCCGGTCACGCACTTCGATCCCCTCGTGGGTATGAGCTCGGCGGTGACGCGCAAGACCCTCTCTGGGCGCCGCCTGCATCCGGAGCAGGCCATCTCGCCGAGCGAAGCGCTGGCGCTCTACACCAAGAGCGCCGCCCGGGCCCTGGGGCTGGAAGATCGCGTGGGTAGCCTGGAGGTCGGCAAGCGCGCTGACATCGCGGTGCTGAGCGCGGATCCGCGCGTCACCCGTGACCTGCGAGTGGAGCAAACCTGGCTTTTCGGCGAGCCCGTGTTCGAGCGCGACTGA
- a CDS encoding protein kinase → MARVCAHCGNQVDVERFCPTCGAEQLVASPEGDPLIGRMVAERYQVLELINAGGMGKIYRGVQRVLERPVAIKCILPSLVDDEGAVMRFLEEARVASRLNHPNIVSVYDFGRTGAADGGYSFLVMEYLGGPDLADILQSEPLLPLDQIVDITEQTLGALAEAHEHGIAHRDIKPGNLMLEPRRRGGYHVKLIDFGIARLRDRRRLTQIGVIIGTPQYMPPEKLRGEEPGAAADLFAVSVMLYQMLTGRLPFPGPAAMDVARQQLEPGALLDPREVAPDRNIPDNLAHACIRGLAQDPSLRFPDALTMAMAIAAPGNRALLRASRIPGRPAPSESEVRRAVTQATRRDRTTQQADAGEDDGAWLRRAPWAAELLSPERPILVWGPAGVGRSWMLTRALRELRQRGIVAERLEAPPAPLNQIGYGGLRKMLRRLARLVTDADVRAAVDGADTDDLRRALQRIFAKHGAIRQDPLTARSGATLALRWAIEQALRRQPAQLFWLALDDVDRMDGATLAAIAELTRGPKVPGLSLVLTAESDLEALLPPAVLRHQLCGWPRDQALERLGAQRGLLQRGDNDIEPMYVEQLMASFEDDSWSAPTTMNEAIEQRLRVLPPNALCTLQALAVCGPSPIQTLSEVVERAEDVSSSLLPLAKLGLIDVEDSQVRFTHELTARATLRLAPAGALAAVHEQAARIAERRGVGVELQAYHALRGRPDSAAFLLVEESVRLRLQRDDAASAISALEDGIEAARTLLLRDQDQIAKSGWLVFGSKLGELLRQVGRVRDAVRVLSETLDLTEPHSSARARLLGQLARIADSERRIVERELLAAEALRIATEVGETQLVEDLRHWGSAPPPPQERVIVESGPPEETQNVLVVEDDRELARALGRWLKRKGHVVTKCHSLAEAAELQGPYACGIFDVMLPDGSGLELAERLHDAGVVDALVFFTSSEEADVAVIAESLGEMVRKSRGLLELEAVVDAALRGSERAPTPEVA, encoded by the coding sequence ATGGCACGCGTCTGCGCTCATTGCGGTAACCAAGTGGACGTCGAGCGGTTCTGCCCGACCTGCGGCGCCGAGCAGCTCGTCGCCAGCCCCGAAGGAGACCCGCTCATCGGCCGAATGGTGGCAGAGCGCTATCAGGTCCTCGAGCTCATCAACGCCGGCGGGATGGGCAAGATCTATCGCGGGGTGCAGCGCGTGCTGGAGCGGCCGGTTGCCATCAAATGCATCTTGCCCAGCTTGGTGGACGACGAAGGCGCGGTGATGCGCTTCCTGGAGGAAGCTCGCGTGGCCAGCCGCCTCAATCACCCGAACATCGTGAGCGTGTACGATTTCGGCCGAACCGGCGCTGCGGACGGTGGCTACTCGTTCTTGGTGATGGAGTATCTGGGCGGCCCCGACCTGGCCGACATCCTGCAGAGCGAGCCCCTGCTGCCGCTGGACCAGATCGTGGACATCACCGAGCAGACACTCGGTGCGCTGGCGGAAGCGCACGAGCATGGCATCGCCCACCGGGACATCAAGCCGGGCAACCTGATGTTGGAGCCTCGACGTCGGGGCGGTTATCACGTCAAGCTGATCGACTTCGGAATCGCTCGGCTACGGGATCGCCGCCGCCTCACCCAGATCGGCGTGATCATCGGTACGCCCCAGTACATGCCGCCGGAGAAGCTCCGGGGCGAAGAGCCCGGCGCTGCTGCGGACCTCTTCGCGGTCAGTGTGATGCTGTACCAGATGCTGACCGGCCGCCTGCCGTTTCCCGGACCCGCTGCCATGGACGTGGCGCGTCAGCAGCTCGAGCCCGGTGCGCTCCTGGATCCGCGGGAGGTCGCGCCCGATCGCAACATCCCCGACAACCTGGCGCACGCCTGCATTCGCGGCTTGGCCCAGGACCCGTCGCTTCGATTTCCAGACGCCCTGACGATGGCGATGGCCATCGCGGCGCCTGGAAATCGCGCCCTCTTGCGGGCTTCTCGCATTCCGGGGCGCCCGGCGCCGTCGGAGTCCGAAGTGCGGCGCGCCGTCACGCAGGCGACGCGCCGAGATCGCACGACGCAGCAGGCCGACGCCGGCGAGGACGACGGGGCATGGCTTCGACGCGCGCCGTGGGCCGCCGAGCTCTTGTCCCCGGAGCGGCCCATCTTGGTCTGGGGTCCTGCCGGTGTCGGACGCAGCTGGATGCTGACGCGCGCGCTTCGAGAGCTACGGCAACGCGGCATTGTGGCCGAGCGGCTCGAAGCGCCCCCGGCTCCGCTGAACCAGATTGGATACGGCGGCCTGCGCAAGATGCTGCGTCGGCTCGCGCGCCTGGTCACGGACGCCGACGTTCGCGCGGCGGTGGACGGCGCGGACACGGACGACCTTCGCCGTGCCCTGCAACGCATCTTCGCCAAGCATGGCGCGATCCGACAGGATCCGCTGACGGCGCGGTCGGGGGCGACGCTCGCCTTGCGTTGGGCGATCGAGCAGGCCCTGCGACGCCAGCCGGCTCAACTGTTCTGGCTGGCGCTCGACGACGTGGATCGCATGGACGGTGCAACCTTGGCGGCCATCGCCGAGCTGACGCGAGGGCCGAAGGTGCCCGGTCTGTCTTTGGTGCTCACGGCGGAGTCGGATCTCGAGGCCCTCCTGCCGCCGGCGGTGCTTCGCCATCAGCTGTGCGGATGGCCACGCGACCAGGCATTGGAGCGGCTCGGGGCGCAACGGGGCCTGTTGCAGCGCGGCGACAATGACATCGAGCCGATGTACGTCGAGCAGTTGATGGCCAGCTTCGAGGATGACTCGTGGTCGGCACCGACCACCATGAACGAAGCCATCGAGCAGCGACTGCGGGTGCTCCCGCCGAACGCTCTGTGCACGCTGCAGGCGCTGGCGGTATGCGGGCCGAGCCCGATCCAGACGCTTTCGGAAGTCGTGGAGCGCGCCGAGGACGTGAGCTCGAGCCTGCTTCCCCTGGCCAAGCTCGGCTTGATCGACGTGGAGGACAGCCAAGTTCGGTTCACGCACGAGTTGACGGCGCGCGCGACGCTACGGCTAGCGCCGGCCGGAGCTCTGGCTGCGGTGCACGAGCAGGCCGCCCGCATCGCCGAACGTCGCGGTGTGGGCGTGGAGCTGCAGGCGTACCACGCCCTGCGGGGTCGGCCGGACTCGGCGGCCTTCTTGCTGGTCGAGGAGAGCGTGCGCTTGCGGCTGCAACGCGATGACGCGGCGTCGGCAATCTCCGCACTGGAAGACGGCATCGAAGCGGCTCGCACTCTGCTCCTCCGCGACCAAGATCAGATCGCCAAGAGCGGATGGTTGGTCTTTGGCAGCAAGCTCGGGGAGCTACTCCGGCAGGTGGGGCGCGTGCGCGACGCGGTCCGGGTCTTGTCGGAGACCCTCGACCTCACGGAGCCGCATTCGTCGGCTCGTGCCCGCCTCCTCGGGCAGCTCGCTCGCATCGCCGACAGCGAACGTCGCATCGTCGAACGGGAGCTCCTCGCCGCAGAAGCCCTGCGCATCGCGACGGAGGTGGGGGAGACGCAGCTGGTGGAGGATCTCCGACACTGGGGAAGTGCACCCCCACCGCCGCAGGAGCGCGTCATCGTGGAGTCCGGGCCTCCGGAAGAGACCCAAAACGTGTTGGTCGTCGAAGACGACCGAGAGCTGGCGCGAGCGCTGGGGCGTTGGCTCAAGCGCAAGGGTCACGTGGTGACCAAGTGCCACTCGCTGGCCGAGGCGGCCGAGCTCCAAGGCCCCTATGCCTGCGGCATCTTCGACGTGATGCTGCCCGATGGCTCGGGCCTCGAGCTCGCCGAGCGCTTGCACGACGCGGGTGTGGTCGACGCGCTGGTGTTCTTCACGTCCTCCGAGGAAGCCGACGTCGCCGTGATCGCCGAGTCGCTCGGCGAGATGGTGCGCAAATCCCGTGGCTTGCTGGAGCTGGAAGCGGTGGTGGACGCGGCGCTGCGCGGCAGCGAACGCGCCCCGACTCCCGAAGTGGCGTGA
- the smpB gene encoding SsrA-binding protein SmpB — translation MAKSAEQKQLGGDRLVSKNRRAHFNYEIGDTYEAGLVLIGSEVRSLREQGADLTDAWVDIEKGEAWVKGMRIPPLKHAAFGHEERRKRKLLLHAEQIVRLQSAKERDGMTLIVTKCYFKSNRAKIEVGVARGKKKHDKRQTLREREADREARAAISRARKG, via the coding sequence ATGGCCAAGAGCGCGGAACAGAAGCAGCTGGGAGGCGACCGCCTGGTCAGCAAGAACCGCCGCGCCCACTTCAACTACGAGATTGGCGACACCTACGAAGCGGGGCTCGTGCTGATCGGTAGCGAGGTGCGTTCCCTGCGCGAGCAAGGCGCGGACCTCACGGACGCGTGGGTGGACATCGAGAAGGGCGAAGCCTGGGTCAAGGGCATGCGCATCCCGCCGCTGAAGCACGCGGCTTTCGGTCACGAAGAGCGGCGCAAGCGAAAACTGCTGCTGCACGCCGAGCAGATCGTGCGTCTGCAGTCCGCCAAGGAGCGGGACGGCATGACGCTGATCGTGACCAAGTGCTACTTCAAGAGCAACCGCGCCAAGATCGAAGTGGGCGTGGCCCGCGGCAAGAAGAAGCACGACAAACGGCAAACGCTGCGAGAGCGGGAAGCGGACCGCGAAGCGCGCGCCGCCATCTCCCGGGCGCGCAAGGGATGA
- a CDS encoding tetratricopeptide repeat protein, translating to MSKPSKLPEIDPTALREHGTEEQVDRIWRQLEADLATEPVRSRTALWWAPATAVILFGSGVFVGARWGRSEPPVAATTVQAEAPREEPASGPELPFAPVLDPLAPEEPKQSQPRRMPRHNASMPEPEDSSSAVMESSPPTASLPPAAVQPEWQRLAQQGEYLAARQAVERIGGFDAAIANASADQLMILVDVARATGQRGRAVQALRRVVDQFPGDPNAPLAAWTLGTILERAGDRAGAAKAYAAYRALSPKGDFAEDALARQVEAAVQAGNLESARKLAQQYEKDFPKGRRLRDIRAQVAKLAGEAAPETEGDGGAARSEDETPSTESEDEAPASGGAAAVP from the coding sequence ATGAGCAAGCCTTCGAAACTTCCCGAGATCGATCCCACGGCCCTGCGAGAGCACGGGACCGAGGAACAGGTCGATCGCATCTGGCGCCAGCTCGAGGCCGACCTCGCAACGGAGCCGGTACGCTCGCGCACCGCTCTGTGGTGGGCACCGGCAACGGCGGTGATTCTGTTCGGCTCCGGCGTGTTCGTCGGCGCCCGCTGGGGACGCAGCGAGCCTCCGGTCGCTGCCACCACCGTTCAGGCCGAGGCACCGCGGGAAGAGCCGGCGTCGGGTCCTGAGCTTCCGTTCGCTCCGGTGCTCGATCCCCTCGCGCCGGAAGAGCCGAAGCAGAGCCAACCCCGACGCATGCCGCGACACAACGCCAGCATGCCGGAGCCGGAGGACTCGTCGTCCGCCGTGATGGAGAGCTCGCCGCCCACGGCGTCGCTGCCGCCGGCGGCAGTACAGCCGGAGTGGCAACGCCTGGCGCAGCAGGGTGAGTACCTCGCGGCGCGGCAGGCGGTGGAGCGCATCGGAGGTTTCGACGCGGCCATCGCCAACGCTTCCGCCGATCAGCTCATGATCCTGGTGGATGTTGCACGGGCCACCGGCCAGCGCGGTCGGGCAGTTCAGGCACTGCGCCGCGTCGTGGACCAATTCCCCGGAGATCCCAACGCGCCCTTGGCAGCGTGGACCCTGGGCACGATCCTGGAACGGGCCGGAGATCGCGCGGGCGCCGCCAAGGCCTATGCCGCGTATCGAGCCTTGTCTCCCAAGGGGGACTTCGCGGAAGATGCGCTTGCACGGCAGGTGGAGGCCGCCGTGCAAGCCGGAAACCTCGAGAGTGCTCGCAAGCTCGCGCAGCAGTATGAGAAGGACTTCCCGAAAGGACGCCGCCTGCGTGACATCCGCGCGCAAGTGGCCAAGCTCGCTGGGGAAGCAGCACCCGAGACGGAAGGGGACGGCGGCGCCGCTCGCTCCGAGGACGAGACGCCGTCCACGGAGTCGGAGGACGAAGCGCCTGCTTCTGGCGGCGCTGCTGCTGTTCCTTGA
- a CDS encoding M13 family metallopeptidase: MRALPVISTVVLVSCGGSAPPVAAPPPTVAAPAPEGPPARERFDTTLKAVGLDADALDRSADPCADFYEFACGNWIKKTEIPADKSRWSRSFSSIDERNEKDLENILQNAEKSEDPGEKKLGEYFGACMNEAQVEKAGLSSIQPLLAKAKALKSSKDVTPLLIELHKRKIWALFDVSAEQDFKDATEYLTYLDQNGLGLPDRDYYTKDDDKSKELREKYLAHVEAMLTLGGMPKARAKAAAADVMEIETGLAKVSKTRVERRDPEGLYNKVSRDELEKLSPGVNWNVYLKGVGLVGVPSVNVTSKPFFRGVSELVAKVPVAKWQNYFTWQILNGTAELLGKKFVDENFKMARALTGQKEIRARWKRCVDSTDEALGELLGQPFVKLRFGGDSKAAAESLVHAIGSAFGQELGHVDWMDTPTRQAAREKREAMAFLIGFPDKWKTYDFEVKAGDYAGNALRGRAFDQARILARIGKPVDRGEWEMTPPTVNAYYNPLKNQMVFPAGILQPPFYDVKASVPVNLGAMGMVVGHELTHGFDDQGSQFDKNGNLRKWWNAEVRNRFDDKTECVAHEYSQFETIPGVKLNGKLTLGENIADLGGAKLAFHAYRELSKDAKEGIADGFSEDQQFFLSVGQVWCSRQRDEYARMAAQIDPHSPPKWRVNGTLRNLPEFAEAFSCQAGTPMNPQNKCVVW; encoded by the coding sequence ATGCGAGCACTCCCCGTCATCAGCACCGTCGTCCTGGTCTCCTGCGGCGGCAGCGCGCCCCCCGTTGCCGCACCGCCTCCCACTGTGGCAGCCCCCGCGCCCGAGGGTCCGCCCGCGCGTGAGCGGTTCGACACCACCCTGAAGGCTGTCGGCCTCGACGCCGACGCCTTGGATCGCAGCGCCGACCCCTGCGCGGACTTCTACGAGTTCGCTTGCGGCAACTGGATCAAGAAAACGGAAATCCCCGCCGACAAGTCGCGCTGGTCCCGAAGCTTCTCGTCCATCGACGAGCGCAACGAGAAGGACCTCGAGAACATCTTGCAGAACGCCGAAAAAAGCGAAGACCCCGGGGAGAAGAAGCTCGGCGAGTACTTCGGCGCCTGCATGAACGAAGCTCAGGTCGAGAAGGCAGGGCTGTCTTCCATCCAACCGTTGCTCGCGAAGGCCAAGGCCCTGAAGAGCAGCAAGGACGTGACGCCCCTTCTGATCGAGCTCCACAAGCGCAAGATCTGGGCGTTGTTCGACGTCTCCGCCGAGCAGGACTTCAAGGACGCGACCGAGTACCTCACCTACTTGGACCAGAACGGCCTGGGACTGCCGGACCGGGACTACTACACGAAGGACGACGACAAATCGAAGGAGCTTCGAGAGAAGTACCTCGCGCACGTGGAGGCGATGTTGACCCTGGGCGGCATGCCCAAGGCCCGGGCGAAGGCTGCCGCGGCGGACGTGATGGAGATCGAGACCGGGCTCGCCAAAGTGAGCAAGACGCGGGTCGAGCGGCGCGATCCCGAAGGGCTCTACAACAAGGTGAGCCGCGACGAGCTCGAGAAGCTGTCGCCAGGTGTGAACTGGAACGTCTACCTCAAAGGCGTGGGACTGGTGGGCGTGCCGAGCGTGAACGTGACCAGCAAGCCGTTCTTCCGCGGCGTGAGCGAGCTGGTCGCCAAGGTGCCCGTCGCCAAGTGGCAGAACTACTTCACCTGGCAAATCCTGAACGGAACGGCGGAGCTCCTGGGCAAGAAGTTCGTCGACGAGAACTTCAAGATGGCTCGAGCCCTGACCGGGCAGAAAGAGATCCGAGCCCGGTGGAAGCGTTGCGTGGACTCCACCGACGAAGCACTGGGAGAGCTTCTGGGGCAGCCGTTCGTAAAGCTACGCTTCGGCGGCGACAGCAAGGCGGCGGCGGAGTCACTGGTGCACGCCATCGGCAGCGCCTTCGGTCAGGAGCTCGGCCACGTGGACTGGATGGACACCCCAACGCGGCAGGCGGCCCGGGAGAAGCGGGAGGCCATGGCGTTCTTGATCGGCTTCCCGGACAAGTGGAAGACGTACGACTTCGAGGTGAAGGCGGGAGACTACGCGGGGAACGCGCTCCGGGGTCGCGCCTTCGACCAGGCGCGCATCCTGGCGCGCATCGGCAAGCCCGTGGACCGCGGCGAGTGGGAGATGACCCCGCCCACCGTGAACGCTTACTATAACCCGCTGAAGAACCAGATGGTGTTCCCGGCGGGGATCCTGCAGCCCCCGTTCTACGACGTGAAGGCGAGCGTTCCCGTGAACCTCGGCGCCATGGGCATGGTGGTGGGTCACGAGCTCACTCACGGCTTCGACGACCAGGGCTCCCAATTCGACAAGAACGGCAACCTGCGCAAGTGGTGGAACGCAGAGGTCCGCAACCGCTTCGACGACAAGACGGAGTGCGTCGCCCACGAATACTCCCAGTTCGAAACGATCCCCGGCGTGAAGCTCAACGGCAAGCTCACCCTCGGAGAGAACATCGCCGATCTGGGCGGCGCCAAGCTCGCCTTCCATGCCTACCGAGAGCTCAGCAAGGACGCCAAGGAAGGCATTGCCGACGGGTTTTCCGAGGACCAGCAATTCTTCCTGAGCGTGGGCCAGGTGTGGTGCAGCCGGCAGCGCGACGAGTACGCGCGCATGGCGGCGCAGATCGATCCTCACTCTCCGCCCAAGTGGCGCGTGAACGGGACGCTCCGGAATCTGCCGGAGTTCGCCGAAGCCTTCTCGTGCCAAGCCGGAACGCCGATGAACCCACAGAACAAGTGCGTGGTCTGGTAG
- a CDS encoding FHA domain-containing protein: MSSVDESRATALRVAKWLVDKGRPDEAVTLLSAWAAAGPNDSAGQELLAEALRVDPSARVAQMAFERMEGMTGDHGALDEAIAHFDLDGLKKLEAEMHRPTFRRAQMGFNNNIKFQEQVFHVQTEDSGLDQPHIITHLFADGGRVIKSHKRSYEGEVQRDDVAEYVRSLMKAQHLEMCLSLREGKFDAIIAGHEVGGMQLLTEPPNVDAIRKLASKKQQRASAPPAKVQPPKAEPTVKPTPPPVAKAPTPEPPTAAPAPEAGAHHFTLHVLRSLAGGPERYTPTGDDAIIGRDGAVSLEGEHFCHAREALLRFVKGRLWLTDLEGGNGVFLRIRTPVELELGDEFVIGDQLVRVDKNPVADDGPDPDPTYFYSSPKWPSSFRIVQILEGGALGACVVARGNTLQIGSAIGDLVFPDDPLVGAQHCVVEEQAGSVVLTDLNSRTGVFVRIRGEQEVSHGDELLVGRTRLVVDLKS; the protein is encoded by the coding sequence ATGTCCAGCGTCGACGAGTCCCGGGCCACAGCCCTACGCGTGGCCAAATGGCTGGTCGACAAGGGGCGCCCGGACGAGGCCGTGACCTTGCTCAGCGCCTGGGCCGCCGCGGGTCCGAACGACAGCGCGGGCCAGGAGCTCTTGGCCGAGGCGCTGCGCGTCGACCCCAGCGCTCGGGTCGCACAGATGGCCTTCGAGCGCATGGAAGGGATGACGGGGGACCACGGCGCCCTCGACGAGGCCATCGCTCACTTCGACCTGGACGGTCTGAAGAAGCTCGAAGCCGAGATGCACCGCCCGACGTTTCGCCGGGCGCAGATGGGCTTCAACAACAACATCAAGTTCCAGGAGCAGGTCTTCCACGTGCAAACGGAAGACTCTGGTCTGGATCAGCCGCACATCATCACGCACCTGTTCGCGGATGGTGGGCGGGTCATCAAGAGCCACAAGCGCTCCTACGAGGGAGAGGTCCAGCGCGACGACGTCGCGGAGTACGTCCGTTCGCTGATGAAGGCGCAGCACCTCGAAATGTGCTTGTCGCTCCGGGAGGGGAAGTTCGACGCCATCATCGCGGGGCACGAGGTGGGCGGCATGCAGCTACTCACGGAGCCTCCGAACGTCGACGCGATTCGCAAGCTCGCGAGCAAGAAGCAGCAGCGCGCCTCCGCGCCTCCGGCCAAGGTCCAGCCGCCCAAGGCGGAGCCCACGGTGAAGCCCACGCCGCCACCGGTGGCCAAGGCCCCCACCCCAGAGCCGCCCACCGCGGCGCCGGCACCGGAAGCCGGGGCGCACCATTTCACGCTCCACGTCCTTCGCAGCCTGGCGGGCGGTCCCGAGCGTTACACCCCCACGGGAGACGACGCCATCATCGGTCGAGACGGTGCCGTGAGCTTGGAGGGAGAGCACTTCTGTCACGCCCGAGAAGCCCTGCTCCGCTTCGTGAAGGGCCGTCTGTGGCTCACGGATCTCGAGGGCGGGAACGGCGTGTTCCTGCGCATCCGCACCCCGGTGGAGCTGGAGCTCGGGGACGAGTTCGTGATTGGCGATCAGCTGGTCCGCGTCGACAAGAACCCCGTGGCGGACGACGGTCCGGACCCCGATCCCACGTACTTCTACTCGTCCCCGAAGTGGCCTTCGTCGTTCCGCATCGTGCAGATCCTGGAAGGCGGCGCGTTGGGGGCTTGCGTGGTGGCGCGGGGCAACACCCTCCAGATCGGCTCGGCCATTGGAGATCTGGTGTTCCCGGACGATCCGCTGGTGGGCGCCCAGCACTGCGTGGTGGAGGAGCAGGCGGGCAGCGTGGTGCTCACGGATCTGAATTCCCGCACTGGCGTGTTCGTGCGTATCCGAGGCGAGCAGGAAGTGTCCCATGGGGACGAGCTGCTCGTGGGGCGCACCCGCCTGGTGGTCGACCTGAAGTCCTGA